A part of Kryptolebias marmoratus isolate JLee-2015 linkage group LG8, ASM164957v2, whole genome shotgun sequence genomic DNA contains:
- the nppa gene encoding natriuretic peptides A produces the protein MRTTVVCSMLALFCQHCLVNSHILGRPSSTSDLDQLRSLMERFEETLDEAALEESEADYEETNQEHEHGPASRVWSLDQDSAMSEKPLPSAVSRNRAQSQRSQLQNLLMSIKKRASGCFGGRMDRIGNVSGLGCNSGRG, from the exons ATGAGAACCACTGTGGTGTGCAGCATGTTGGCCTTGTTTTGTCAGCATTGTCTGGTTAACAGCCACATATTAGGGAGGCCTTCATCTACCAGTGACCTGGATCAGCTGAGG TCTCTAATGGAGCGCTTCGAGGAGACACTGGACGAAGCAGCCCTGGAAGAGTCTGAAGCTGATTATGAGGAGACAAACCAAGAACATGAGCACGGCCCGGCGAGCAGGGTGTGGAGTCTTGACCAGGACTCTGCCATGTCAGAAAAGCCTCTGCCATCCGCTGTGAGTCGCAATAGGGCACAAAGTCAGAGGAGCCAACTACAGAATCTGCTGATGAGCATCAAGAAACGGGCCTCCGGGTGCTTTGGGGGCAGGATGGATCGAATAGGAAATGTCAGTGGTCTGGGATGCAACAGCGGAAGAG GTTAG
- the nppb gene encoding natriuretic peptides B, with protein MNSSCSQKSMHPSSFALCGLLLILNLQLFSTYPINTGFTGTDMDIFKVLLHKLEESVSEQSQVDKGAPTEIESVISMEDEANEEQPQAGLDETQIREFLSAKNLKSLRNDSSKRSSGCFGRRMDRIGSMSSLGCNTIGRYNPK; from the exons ATGAACAGCAGCTGCTCTCAGAAAAGTATGCATCCATCCTCCTTTGCTCTCTGTGGCCTTCTCCTCATCCTAAACCTGCAGCTGTTCAGTACATATCCCATCAACACCGGTTTCACTGGAACAGATATGGATATCTTTAAG GTGCTCCTTCACAAACTGGAGGAGTCTGTTTCAGAGCAGAGCCAGGTGGATAAGGGAGCCCCTACAGAGATAGAAAGTGTCATCAGCATGGAGGATGAAGCAAACGAAGAACAGCCTCAGGCCGGACTGGATGAAACACAAATCAGAGAGTTTCTTTCAGCCAAAAACCTAAAGAGCCTTCGTAATGACTCATCCAAGAGGTCATCTGGCTGCTTCGGGCGGCGAATGGATAGGATAGGCTCAATGAGTTCTCTGGGCTGCAACACCATTGGCAGATACA Atccaaagtaa
- the nppal gene encoding natriuretic peptide A-like, with protein MNPNVSVWCLFLLLVHDMETKPISNLQSLKQLFEDELSTTPFSSEDRRHLNLEESTFGSPEPWSDSELAVKDNALARLLKDFMRTSKRSWSRYKKGGLKSCFGVRLERIGSFSGLGC; from the exons ATGAACCCAAATGTCTCAGTTTGGTGTTTGTTCCTGTTGTTGGTTCATGATATGGAAACAAAACCCATTTCTAACCTACAG AGCTTGAAGCAGCTGTTTGAGGATGAGCTCAGCACCACACCCTTCTCCTCGGAGGACAGGAGACACCTCAACCTGGAGGAGTCGACATTCGGATCTCCAGAGCCATGGAGCGACTCCGAGCTGGCCGTCAAAGACAACGCGCTCGCGCGTCTCCTCAAAGACTTCATGAGGACATCGAAGCGCTCGTGGAGCCGCTACAAGAAGGGCGGGCTGAAGAGCTGCTTCGGAGTGCGCCTGGAGAGGATCGGCTCGTTCAGCGGACTGGGATGCTGA